In bacterium, the genomic window GCAGCGTATCCGGCGGCCGGACATCGATGCTGCAGGGCACCGACCACAGCGACCGCGCGTTGCCGGTGTCCTTTGCCTGGGCCGTGACCGCGTAGATGTTCGCCGTCGACCAGGCATGGCTCATCCGCACCGATTCGCCGGAAGCGACGAAGCTGCTCCAGGCGGACGTATCGCCGTCGCCCCACGCAAACCGGACGGCCACGTTGAGACTGTCCGGGTGAATGGCGACGGTCGTGAAAGTGTCGGGCGTATTCTGTACCGCCCGGCGCGGACCGGCCGGCTTGGCCGGTGCGTTGGGCGGCCGGCGCAGCGCGATCTGTATCAGGGACGCGCTGGACAGGTCGGAAGTGAGCTGCCCCTTGTCCATCGCCCAGGCGCGGACCTTGAAAGTCCCGCTGTCGGACCACGAATGGGACTGCGCGACCGTCTCGCCGCTGGCGACCCAGTCGGACCAGAACGACGTCTTCGAGTCGCCCCAGTCGAAGCGGATCGCCACGCTGTCGCCGTCCGGGTCAACGGCGGCCGTCTTGAACGTGCCGACCGAGTCCGCGAAACAGAACTGGGGTCCGGTCGGGACGGCCGGGACGTCGGGCGGATGGTTCTTCTTGCACGCGGGACCGGCGGCCAATACCAGCGCCAGGGCGGTCGCAAGCAGAGTTCTTGTCTTGTGCATCGTTCCTACTCACTTTCCTCCACCGACGCGACCCGTGTTCTTCAGGTCGTGGTGGAACTTGGGCCAGGCCGAACTGGCCAGCGGGGACGGACTCCACAGAGCATAGAGATAGAAGTCGGATGACCCGACGTACATGACCCCACCGGCCGCGATGGCCGGCGACGACTTGACCGCGCCTCCGGTCAGGTACTTCCACTTCAGCGAACCGTCGGAGTTGAGCGCGTAGACATACCCGTCGTCCGAACCGAAGAACAGCGTGCCGTCCGCGGCGATGGCCGGCGTCGTCGACACCGAACCGCCGGTTGCGTAGGACCACTTGAGTGTGCCGTCGGGATTGACCGCGTACAGCAGGCCGCCGGAGGATCCGACGTAGACGGTGCCGTCCGCTCCGATCGCGGGCTCGTTGTTCACGTTGCCGGACAAAGGGCATCCCCACCTGGCGGTCCCGTCCGGGTTGATGGCGTAGAGGGTGCCCGTGTCGCGTGACCCGGCGTAGATTGTCCCGTCGGTCGCGATTGCGGGCGGACCGGGAAAACGGCTGACGCGGTGGCGCCAGCGAGCGCTTCCGTCGGCATTCACCGCGTAGACCGTGTCGTACGAAATGAAATAGAGCGTCCCGTTCGTCGCGATGGCCGGGGAGCTGGCAATGGGCCACGACGTTGGAAACTGCCACTGCAGGGCGCCTTCCGCGCTGAACGCCCGCAGGGTGTCGTCTGAGCCGATATAGACCGTGCCATCTGAACCGACGGCCGGGGAATTGTCCGCGCGCGTTCCGACCTTGTGGCTCCACTTGAGCGTGCCGGCGGGATTGAACGCGTACAGGTAGCCGTTATCCGATCCGAGGTACACGGCGCCGTCGGCCGCGACGGCCGGCGAGAGATCAACCTGTCCGCCGGTCCGGTACCGCCACTTGAGTATACACTTCGGGCTCACTGCGTAGAGGCAACTGTCGTACGACCCGACGTAAACCGTGCCGTCCGGCCCGATTGCCGGACTGGACTTTATCTCGTGGCCGGTCTGATAACGCCACCGGACAGTATCCGGGCGGACGAAGATGCGGTGCGGGGCGGACCACTGGGACAATGCTCCGCCGCTGTCCTTCGCCTGGACGGTTACCGAGAAAGTGTCGGACGAAGACCAGTTGTAACTTGTCTGCGACGACGCACCGGAGGCGACGAAGACGCTCCAGTCCGAGGTGTCGCCGTCGCCCCAGGAAAACCGGAACGCGATGGGAAGGCCGTCGGGCTGGGAGTCGACGGCGGTGAACGCGTAGGAAGAGTCCTGCACGCCCGCATCCGGCCCGGACGGTTCCGCGGGGGTGGCGGGCGGCCGGTGTATCACCACCCGCACCTCGACTGAGCCGGACACGCCGGACGTGACCTGCTTCCGGTTCTTCGCCCAGGCGCGGACCACGTACGCGCCGGTATCCTGCCAGGCGTGGGTCATGGCAATCGTATCTCCGCTCCGGAACCAGCCGGACGAGTCAATCCCGGTGGAGTCGCCCCAGTCAAAGCGGACTGCCACGCTGTCGCCGTTCGGGTCGGTCGCAACGGTGCTGAATGTGTAGTTCACGTCCTTGAAGCAATACTGGGGGCCGGCCGGGACGGTCGGCGCGTCGGGCGCCTTGTGGCACGAAACGAACGCCGCCAGCGCCAGAACAACCGGCGGCAGGATAAACGGTCGCGTGCGATGTCGGGCCATGTATCTCCTTAGACGCTCAAGCTTCGTCAATCCGGACCTCCGCTGCCGGGTCGAGCCGGGCATGGCCGGCATTCGGGCGGATAACCTCGTCCGGGCGTGGCGCATTTCTCCTGCTGGTCAGGTGTGGTGCCGGAGCGGACGCGGCGCTGACGGTCCGCCGGTGTTGTCCCTGACTGCGGTCGTTCTTATGTTAATCCGCCGGCGGCCGATGTCAAGCTGCACCTTGACGCCATTTCTCACACTGTGCCGCCCCGACTCACCCCGGACCCGGCCGGTGCGCGCCGGCCGGCATGGTGCCGCCGGAATCCGACTAGTGTTTGCCTGATGCGTAGTCGCAGAAACTCTGCAGCCCGGAGCCGACCTTCGGACTGATGTTGCGGACGGTGGGGATGGCCTGGCGCATGAGCCCGATAGCCTGGGCCGACGTCAGCTTCTGGGTGGAGTGGATGTTGTGCTCGTTCAGGGCAACGGTCAGGGCTGCGGCGGCGCCGCCGAAGTCTCTCTTCTCAACGGCCGACCGCAACGCGTCCGTAATGCTGCCGGCTGATGTGATGCCCGCCCGGCTCAGCGCGGACTGCAGCGCGGCATAGGCGGCCTCCTCGCTCGCGACCTGCTCGGCCTGATGAACGGTGCGGCTGTTGCAGCTCACTACCATGCCGCCGATGAAGACGACGACGACCGGCAGGACAAGACGGCGCAAATGACAGAATGTGCTCATGCTTACGCTCCTCGGGTTCCCGATTGTTTTACCAGCCCGAGCCTCTCTTGTCAAGTAACTTGCCCGCGGGGAGGAAGCAGCCGACAGAGCCCACGTTGACACAGACTGTCTTCCGGCTAGTATCCTGTGCCGGTCGCAAAGGGGTCTCGCCGCCGGCATGATGCCAGACATGGCCCCATAACCGCTTGTGTCCCGTTCAGGCCTATGAGTTCGTGAGCTTCGTTTCACCTGTCTCCTAGAACCCGCAACGACCCAAGCAAAACCAGTTCGGAGGTTCGATAGTGGGTACGCGTATTTTCGTAGGGAATCTTCCCTTCAGCGCAACCGAAGACCAGCTCCGCGAGCTGTTCGCCCAGCATGGCGAAGTCGCGGCAGTCAGTATAGTGAAAGACAAGTTCACGGACCGCTCCCGGGGATTCGCGTTCGTCGAGATGAGCGCTGCCGATGCAGCGACCGCGGCGATTGCGGCCCTGAACCAGCATCCGATGGACGGCCGGCCGCTCACCGTCAACGTGGCGCGCGAGCGCACCGAAGGTGGTTCGCGCGGCGGCTATGGTCGCGGTCGCTCGAACGACGGCCCCAGCGGCAACCGCTGGTAGCACCGACAGGCCACACTGAACGGGCGGGGCAACCCGCCCGCTTCGTTTTCAGGCCCATCGTGCCTCCGGCCCGCGCCGGTCGAAAACAGACGCTGCAGCGGGCAGAGCAACTCGGAAAGTAATTCTCCGGGCAAACCGGAGAGCAACGGCCGGAGCTAACTCGGGAGCAACCCGGACAGGAACCCGCGGACTTACCCGGGCCGCAACGTTCCGACCAACCCGGAGAGGAACCGGTGGAGCAACCCGTAGACTAACCCTGAGAGCAAGTCGGAGGGCAACCGGTAGACCAACCCGTCGAATTCCGGTGGAGGTTCATCCGGGAATTGCGGTGGAGGTAACCTCCCTGTCTACTGTCTACTGAATCCTGTCTACTATCCGCGGGGTAATCCCCTGGGTAGGGGTGTCATCCGCGCGGCCTCAAGCCTAACGTCCTAAGCCACAAGCAGATAGCCCCGAAGACCGCCCCGATGTCTTCTAGCCGTATTTGTATACAAGCCCGCCCAATCCCCAATCGTCAATCTAGAATCTAAGATCGCCAGTGTGCCCGTTCGCGGTCGTGTCCAATCTACAATCGTCAATCTAAAATCTAAAATGACCATTGTGCCCGTCCGCAGCTGTGCCCAATCGCCAATCGACAATCTGCAATCCAAGATGGCCGCCATGCCCTCTCCCGCGCCATCACACAGCGTTGTAGTATTGCCCGGCCGCAGCCCCGGCTGATCATTGACGCGGAATCCGCGATCTTGGGTGCTTGGCGAAGCATCCGGGTTGGCCGTGGACCAACTCCGCGGCACCATCGGGCGTAAGTCCTATCTTGTTACAGGGCTGAG contains:
- a CDS encoding PQQ-binding-like beta-propeller repeat protein, which gives rise to MTKLERLRRYMARHRTRPFILPPVVLALAAFVSCHKAPDAPTVPAGPQYCFKDVNYTFSTVATDPNGDSVAVRFDWGDSTGIDSSGWFRSGDTIAMTHAWQDTGAYVVRAWAKNRKQVTSGVSGSVEVRVVIHRPPATPAEPSGPDAGVQDSSYAFTAVDSQPDGLPIAFRFSWGDGDTSDWSVFVASGASSQTSYNWSSSDTFSVTVQAKDSGGALSQWSAPHRIFVRPDTVRWRYQTGHEIKSSPAIGPDGTVYVGSYDSCLYAVSPKCILKWRYRTGGQVDLSPAVAADGAVYLGSDNGYLYAFNPAGTLKWSHKVGTRADNSPAVGSDGTVYIGSDDTLRAFSAEGALQWQFPTSWPIASSPAIATNGTLYFISYDTVYAVNADGSARWRHRVSRFPGPPAIATDGTIYAGSRDTGTLYAINPDGTARWGCPLSGNVNNEPAIGADGTVYVGSSGGLLYAVNPDGTLKWSYATGGSVSTTPAIAADGTLFFGSDDGYVYALNSDGSLKWKYLTGGAVKSSPAIAAGGVMYVGSSDFYLYALWSPSPLASSAWPKFHHDLKNTGRVGGGK
- a CDS encoding RNA-binding protein; amino-acid sequence: MGTRIFVGNLPFSATEDQLRELFAQHGEVAAVSIVKDKFTDRSRGFAFVEMSAADAATAAIAALNQHPMDGRPLTVNVARERTEGGSRGGYGRGRSNDGPSGNRW